The stretch of DNA GCACCCTTATCTGTCTCAGTGCCTCGGCTTACCCATCATCTTCGCCTGGAAGGGCATTTCCCCTCCATGAGGGTCCAGTCAAATGGCGCCTCCCTGGGACAAGGGCTTGGGCTTGGGCTAGAaggcctctccctgcccccagctcccccaGCACAGGCCACTGCCCCtaagagggccctcatcacctcCTGCCATGGGTTACAGCCAGTGACAGGCCCGTCTTGGCTGCGTGCCCTGGGTGAGCAATTTGTGGTCCCCGTGCTGGCTCAGAGCAGACACATAGACTCACGGAGGGAAGGGATGAGCGAAGTGATTAACGCATGGGCTGGGAGGCGGCGTAACTCGGAGCTGCAAAGGCTCCAGGAGTATGAGAGAGTAGGCTCCAGTGTCAGAGGCGATGGCCAGACAGAAGAGTGAGGTTTCTGTCCTAAGAAATACAGGGATGTCTTGTAATGGCTGCAGTGACCCCACTTGGAATGGGCTTATAGCTTCTCAGCCCCTCTCCCTTTGCCCTGGCCTCCTGGTCCCTGACCTTTTAAAACacaatgctggggcttccctggtggcacagcggttgagaatctgcctgccaatacagggaacacgggttcgaggcctggtctgggagaatcccacatgcagcggaacagctaggcccgtgagccacaactactgagcctgcacgtctggagcctgtgctccacaacaagagaggccaccagggacagtgagaggcccgtgcatggtgatgaagagtggcccccgctcgccgcaactagagaaagccctcgcacagaaacgaagacccaacccagccataagtaaataaataaataaatttaaatcatatgggcttctaagaagacctctgcctaaaaaaaaaaccccacaatgcCAGGGAGTTGCCTgagggtccagtggttaggactcagcgctttcactgctgtggccccaggttcaatcctggttggggaactaagatcccagaagcctcGAGACACGGCCAAaacacacacgcgcacgcacacacacacacacacacacacacacacacacatacacacagtgcCAACACAGGTGGACGCTCAGTCAACCCTGCCTACCCACCTGGCCCAGGTCCAGGATGAAGCAGTCCCCTGTGTTGAAGCTGTCCCAGCTCAGTGCCCGCTCGGTGGCACGGATGTTCTTCTTGCCCTTCACCTGGTAGAGTTTCCTGATGGCAGCTGGGGTGGCCCCTGGCGACGTCTTGTGAAATGCTGACTCCACGCCACCTTCCTGCAGCCCAGATGGCCAGCCTGAATGGAGGCCCGAGCACTCCACACCCCATCCCACTGGGAGGCAGGCAGAAAGGTGGGGAGGACCCAGCCCCGTGTGGGTCTGGGACTTTTGAAGGGTAAGGACCAGCTGGAAGGGGTCCCGAGTCTGAGAGCAGCCGCAGGTTGGGGTACGGGAGGTGGGCTCTCACCTGGTACTTAAGGCCACGTGGGAAGTAGCTCATGAAGAGGTCGGACTCATTGCCCTGTACCTCTCGGTGCTGCACAGGCCGCTCCCCAAGCAGGGTGTTGAGGTGCACGGCCAGCACGGCGCAGGCCCCCTGCTCATCCCGGGACGACTGCTGGCCTGGGGCGAGTGGGAGGTGGCAGGGCACGGCCCGTGAGACCCTTGCCAGCCCCGACCCCTCCCCGGGCCAGTCCCCCCACCAGTCCTCCCAGCCCTCTCTTACTTACCTATCCACAGGTGCAGGTGAGAGAGCTCTTCCGGGCCATTGTGCAGCACTAGGTAGGAGTCTCCCGAGAAGAAGATGCCCTGGTTCTCAGGGGCCACGGGCACCGGCTTCAGCTTCTCCACCCGCCATACGTGCAGGCCGGGATCCTGCACCGAGGTTGGGAACGGAGAGCCACTGCGGGAGGGGGGAGGGTTGGTGGTGGCCGAGGACCACAAGTGGTGGAGGAGACGAGCAGAGAGACCTGGGCAGGCCTGGGGACTGCGGtgtgggggtgaggaggggcagcccttggaagagaagaggggaggggtgaAGGGAACGGGGTGCATAGCCTACCTCTGGGGGATGGGTGAGTACATGGTCTCCGGATCTGGAAAGACAGAAGAAGC from Phocoena sinus isolate mPhoSin1 chromosome 13, mPhoSin1.pri, whole genome shotgun sequence encodes:
- the CAPG gene encoding macrophage-capping protein isoform X1 — translated: MHPVPFTPPLFSSKGCPSSPPHRSPQACPGLSARLLHHLWSSATTNPPPSRSGSPFPTSVQDPGLHVWRVEKLKPVPVAPENQGIFFSGDSYLVLHNGPEELSHLHLWIGQQSSRDEQGACAVLAVHLNTLLGERPVQHREVQGNESDLFMSYFPRGLKYQEGGVESAFHKTSPGATPAAIRKLYQVKGKKNIRATERALSWDSFNTGDCFILDLGQNIFTWCGAKSNILERNKARDLALAIRDSERQGKAQVEIVTDGEEPADMIQVLGPKPALKEGNPEEDLTADQTNAQAAALYKVSDATGQMSLTKVADSSPFALEMLIPDDCFVLDNGLCSKIYIWKGRKANEKERQAALQVAEDFIARMRYAPNTQVEILPQGRESPIFKQFFKDWK
- the CAPG gene encoding macrophage-capping protein isoform X2: MYSPIPQSPQACPGLSARLLHHLWSSATTNPPPSRSGSPFPTSVQDPGLHVWRVEKLKPVPVAPENQGIFFSGDSYLVLHNGPEELSHLHLWIGQQSSRDEQGACAVLAVHLNTLLGERPVQHREVQGNESDLFMSYFPRGLKYQEGGVESAFHKTSPGATPAAIRKLYQVKGKKNIRATERALSWDSFNTGDCFILDLGQNIFTWCGAKSNILERNKARDLALAIRDSERQGKAQVEIVTDGEEPADMIQVLGPKPALKEGNPEEDLTADQTNAQAAALYKVSDATGQMSLTKVADSSPFALEMLIPDDCFVLDNGLCSKIYIWKGRKANEKERQAALQVAEDFIARMRYAPNTQVEILPQGRESPIFKQFFKDWK